The Vanessa atalanta chromosome 12, ilVanAtal1.2, whole genome shotgun sequence nucleotide sequence CAAAAGGAAGAAACCAGACGACCGCGCATTGTAAAAGTGGGTATTATACAACATTCAATAGCTATTTCTACTGATAAACCAATCGTAGAACAAAGGCAGAGTATTTTCGACAAAATTCGAAACATAATTATCGCTGCTGCCAATGAAGGTGTTAACATCATATGTTTACAAGAAGCTTGGAGTATGCCTTTTGCCTTTTGTACCAGAGAAAAACAACCATGGTGTGAATTTGCAGAGTCTGCTATAGATGGACCCAGTGTTCAATTTCTTAAGGATTTTTCTGCAAAATATGGTATGGTTATAATCTCACCTATTTTAGAAAGAGATGAAATTCATGGTGACACAATATGGAATACAGCTGTTGTTATTAATGAATTTGGTGAAGTAATCGGCAAGCATCGGAAAAACCATATCCCAAGAGTGGGTGATTTCAATGAATCCACTTACTATTTCGAAGGAAATACAGGTCATCCtgtatttgaaacaaaatttgGTAAAATAGCTATTAACATTTGTTATGGAAGACACCATCCTTTAAATTGGTTAATGTTTGGAATTAATGGAGCAGAGATAGTGTTCAACCCATCTGCAACTGTTTCTGGACTGAGTGAACATTTGTGGTCTGTAGAAGCTCGTAATGCTGCAATTGCAAATAGCTATTACACATGCTCAATTAATAGAGTAGGAACAGAAAAATTCCCTAATGAATTTACTTCAGGTGATGGACTACCTTCTCATAAGGAATTTGGTCATTTCTATGGATCAAGTTATGTCACTGCTCCTGATGGTTGCAGGACACCGGGGTTATCGAGAAACAAAGATGGTTTACTGATAACACAGTTGGATTTAAACAAATGTCgccaaattaaagataaatggGGCTTTACAATGACACAAAGGTTAGATTTATATGCTGAGAGTCTTAAAAAAGCTGTGCAACCAGAATATGAATGtcaagtcattaaaaaaaaatgaatcaaattgtgcaaatttgattcattttttttcaaaggaaactttttacattaaaaaaaattatatattttttaattctattgttaccaaaataatttgtttatactgttttttttttttattatacaatttactatgcaatatatattttaattgatttctacCAAATATTACCCTGCTGgaggaaatattaaattaccttgtaaatattagtttaatactcaattaaaagtcaaagtcaaagtcaaagtcaaaaatctttattcaatatagaagtgtttgcacttgcttattgattgtcaaaaatctaccaccggttcggaatttagcacctcggacctgagaagaaccggcgaaagaaactcagcgggatatattttttttcattcaaattcagttatttcttgttttttaaaaactcatAACTTGTTGAGAAGAGAACAGCCTAGTATCACAATATTGACTGAATATCAATAGAAAGGCAATATGATAGatcatgttaattatttttattgaaataaaagttaataaataatattttttatcaatttgttatAATGTAAAGGTGgagaaataaaacaacatttttaaaaacattgtgtACCAATGAGAATAATACAGAAGTGAgctatacataaatatagtttattataggGTACATCCAGAATTTCAATTTAGTTGTTCCTGCAACTGAACAGTAAAATAATCattgttcttttttcaatttcacAATGTTTGATCACAATCCTAAaactcataataaaaattaaaagaaattgtgcccgaaaataataaacaatacactcttacttacttaatataaacaattaaatatgtatattgatgAGTATATTACAAATTGGAACTGAGCTCTATTGGTGTTAAAGCAACAAAATCTAAATACAAAACTGTACACCTGCTtttctgataaataaaaataaattcacatcAGCACCAGATTTACAgctgaaataaacatttgaaatttacaatatataaaagctATATGAAAGGGAAATAGCTGACTGTACCCTGGATCTTCAATCATAAAATTGATTATCACTAAGCACTAACAATCTATGCAGTCTTTGCACGCATGGCTGCTCTCTTTCCTGTGACAGCCTGGAAACCAGACTTGATACTGGCTACAGAGCAGCGGGAACCACAAGTTTCACACTGAAGGAAGAACAATCGGGTATCTTTTTGTAAAATAGTATCTGGAGAACGACATGTATGACATGTAACATATTCCTTTATATATCGACGCAACACATTTTCTATTTGTTTCTGCTGGAAACGCCCTTTAATAATAAGTTGACTGTTACCATCGACAGACCCACTAGTTCCCAATTCGGCGAGTAAAAAGTCTAGTAAATGTTTAGGCTGACGGTGAAGAGTTTTGCAGATTTCTGTAAAATTTGCAAATGAGGTTTTTTTTGTACCAATTCTCACTACTTGAGGAGGCCTCATAATGAATTTTTGTTTCTTGCCAGATACCATACTTGGGTTCTTTTCTCTCATAATATCAAATACACGTTCAAGTAGTTCGTCATACGTATAATCCCTATCGCCGCCGACCCAATCGCCGTGCATATCGTCCTCTTTCTCTTGATCATCTCCCTTCACGTCGTCCTCTATTACAAGCTCATCAatgtttttcttctttttctttttcttagtTTTAGAGAAATCTATATCCAGATCTAAATCGTCAATAACTTTTTCCCCATGAGGCTCAGCTTCTTCGGCGGGAGGCTTTTCGTCTTTAGTCTCAGGGAGAGCGCTTTCTATCTCTTCCAGATTAAAAAAGgtcttctttttctttttcttctttttgcCAAAATTATCTAAGTCGAGGTTGTCATCCTCGGGCACGTCGACGTCACCGGACTCCGCAGGTGCTTCGATACTCGTGGTCTCATTTTGCTCACCAGCAAGCGTAGAATCTATATCAAAACCagtcttcttcttctttttcttctttaaaGACGGATCAAAAATCATATCGTCATCCATGATTAACTTTTAAATCAGTTACTGATTAATTTTAAGATCAACTTGGTTAGAGTGCAGAATGgagaaatttggcatgcagcaCAGagtatacaaaatacaattatgaCGTCAGTGTTGACATTCAACTAAAGGCTTTGTTCCCTAGTTGAAAATGACAGAGAAATAAGGTTGCTTAACACAGTCTACCGTTTTTGacatcaaattataaaagaCAATCGTCGAATTAACTActgttttaacaaaaatagttatatataatattcatggcTAATAgtcttaaaaaaaggaaaaatttaagttcattttatatactttgctttacaataaaacaaacattatatcgGAAGTTACAcacttaaaatctaaaaaaaattatatgaataatatttatataaaaatatgtacatttaaagttatatgataacatttagacaattgtatgtatttttaacttatttaaaaaataaacaacttgcATAAAACAGCATCGCTCAAAGTTATACCCAAGAAGAGAGAAAAATAATTGATCAAATTTTCTTGAATTCTTGCACGAACAATTATATGACAACACTCTGAAAGAacgtgtaaaattaaagtgcaatataatatgtatttgtaaagtTTCAAAATATTGCATCAGTCCACATTTTTTTCACATTAATAACATCACGACCtatgatgtaaatattatgtaatgctAATAGGGGTAAATGCACATTAATATGAGTAATACCTGATGAATTATATCTAATTTAACTGAAGGAGtggatttaattgtatttatgtaaaatttaatatcataatgttGCAAGATAGTATCAGCATGCCTTATACACCCAAAACTTTaactttctttatataaatttactattccTTTCTAAGATTATATCAGTataatttaatgcaatatttaatgtgttgtgtatcaaaataagataaatagcaatcaattttaataaaggttaatttaatagagcgtatttactttataattattacgattaaatataagtttatcaTTGAGATAGATGgcgaaataagaaatatatacatttctaatataatatatatatttattacaatattattatctcAGACCTTTACAtaagagtattttttaaatagggaaggccttaattatacaaatattatataaaattattaatattaaattatataaaatattatataaaattattaatattaaattatataaaatattatataaaattattaatattaaattatataaaatattatataaaaatttgattcATCGTGATCATATCATCAtaagtccactgctggacataggcctcccctaaGGCACGCCACTGAGCacgatcttcggcccttctcatccactATAAATTTGATTACTCACTACCAACTTATGTAAACTTAACGTCGCCGCTCAATTGACCGAAGACAGTTGTCAAATAAAGGGAAATATTATTTCcgtgatttattaaatacttggaTAAATGGAAAATGGATTTCTCCTATTTGTTAGTCAAAAAATaggagaaatttaatttaaaaattactatcaTAATTTGGTTATTAAACAACGTTAATATTTATGCAGCACATTTTTGTAAGTTGCAACACTTTACCCAATACCAATGTCCAATACCCATTGGCCATTATTGACATGACATTTAGGTAACCTCACATttgattctaataataatttgtaaaaattgctattcaattaaaattgtaaaacatatggttttattatttagtaaaaatgcgTTTGCTTCGTATAAATGGAACATTTCCTAAATTAAGAAAACTCATATGTAGAAAATATGCTCAAGCTATACAAGCAGAGGAGAGTGAATAT carries:
- the LOC125067643 gene encoding beta-ureidopropionase-like; translation: MAKSVELSSFDNLVANSLTGSELEEFNRIYYGRKDHRFLKINESNIEFAKHNNFDIAAYDFPAQKEETRRPRIVKVGIIQHSIAISTDKPIVEQRQSIFDKIRNIIIAAANEGVNIICLQEAWSMPFAFCTREKQPWCEFAESAIDGPSVQFLKDFSAKYGMVIISPILERDEIHGDTIWNTAVVINEFGEVIGKHRKNHIPRVGDFNESTYYFEGNTGHPVFETKFGKIAINICYGRHHPLNWLMFGINGAEIVFNPSATVSGLSEHLWSVEARNAAIANSYYTCSINRVGTEKFPNEFTSGDGLPSHKEFGHFYGSSYVTAPDGCRTPGLSRNKDGLLITQLDLNKCRQIKDKWGFTMTQRLDLYAESLKKAVQPEYECQVIKKK
- the LOC125067858 gene encoding eukaryotic translation initiation factor 2 subunit 2, which encodes MDDDMIFDPSLKKKKKKKTGFDIDSTLAGEQNETTSIEAPAESGDVDVPEDDNLDLDNFGKKKKKKKKTFFNLEEIESALPETKDEKPPAEEAEPHGEKVIDDLDLDIDFSKTKKKKKKKNIDELVIEDDVKGDDQEKEDDMHGDWVGGDRDYTYDELLERVFDIMREKNPSMVSGKKQKFIMRPPQVVRIGTKKTSFANFTEICKTLHRQPKHLLDFLLAELGTSGSVDGNSQLIIKGRFQQKQIENVLRRYIKEYVTCHTCRSPDTILQKDTRLFFLQCETCGSRCSVASIKSGFQAVTGKRAAMRAKTA